The sequence below is a genomic window from Zygosaccharomyces rouxii strain CBS732 chromosome D complete sequence.
AACTTTGTCCAATTTCACACTCGTCTGGTTTAAATCGTTCAAATCACAAGAAATTAGCTCGTACCTATCAGAACGAACCAATTGATCACCTTGTGGTTCCTGTAGCTTTAAAAATTCCCTTAGGCCCTGAGTCTCCCACAAAGCTTTACTCTTGACCTTGGTAGATTCACTATAGTCAACATCGACAAACTTCAGATTAGGATAATTACGCAGGAGGGGAACCATTCTCAAATCTGAACCACCTCCAAGATCGAGGATCTGCACTCTTTGGTCCTTGCCAATCTTGCTTAAAATTCCATTCAGCTCCAAATCAATAGAAACTGTACGCAAATAGGTACCATAATTCATCACGGGATATGAAGACTGCAGAGTTCTGGTTACTTTACCATGGATCCTACGACTTACATGCTTCAACCCATTTATATAATCCATATGAATCTCCTTATATCCCATATACCCGCATTTTGCCAATTGGTAACAGGGTGAGGGCAAATATCCTTTATAGATCGCGGATATTCTGCACGATAGCGCATCGTAATCAGTCTGCTGTACGACTCTTTCCATATTTCGGACACACAGGATCGATTACCACCAGTGTAAACCCGTCAAAATCCACCTATCGATTCACAATTCCTAATTACTGCCATTATTAGTCCCCatgctcatctcatcttgGTCTTCCTTGATTTGACCATAGTAGTTTTCAAAGTCCGGGTAACAAAAGGTGAGCCATGAGAATCATTAAGGAATGACAGCAAACGGCTCGTCTAAAAGAAGTTCAGTCTTTAATAGATAAAGGTTAGAATGGAAATTGGACCAAGGATTGTTGATTAAAGGGAATTAGAGGTTGAAATTGGATTCATAAGGTTTTATTTGTTCGTACTAGGTTTTATATTGTATCCTCGTCCCTCATTTTTTtgattattattttattttatctcTATATTGGGTTGGCTTTTTAGGTACCGGATCCAATAAAGCTGCATTTACAACTACAAGAGGAGTTCTATTACCGTTGAGAGGTTATCTACTGCTCCGAGGAATTGATAAGTACT
It includes:
- the PPM1 gene encoding leucine carboxy methyltransferase (similar to Q04081 YDR435C uniprot|Q04081 Saccharomyces cerevisiae PPM1 Carboxyl methyl transferase); its protein translation is MERVVQQTDYDALSCRISAIYKGYLPSPCYQLAKCGYMGYKEIHMDYINGLKHVSRRIHGKVTRTLQSSYPVMNYGTYLRTVSIDLELNGILSKIGKDQRVQILDLGGGSDLRMVPLLRNYPNLKFVDVDYSESTKVKSKALWETQGLREFLKLQEPQGDQLVRSDRYELISCDLNDLNQTSVKLDKVTDADVPTIIITECVLCYMTQDASQKLIEYLINHYKSGHWVSYDPIGGSSENDRFGTIMQANLRDSRNLEMPTLMIFNSKEKYANRFAPLQTSIQDMWELFNKIPQDEIKRLKSLQFLDELEELKVMQTHYVFCKSQWGNV